A single window of Micrococcaceae bacterium Sec5.1 DNA harbors:
- a CDS encoding MFS transporter translates to MTAPDKTAPGVPAETSDHPAQGHGLTRSQRRNMILRACFGVGFEYYDYAVFAIFAPFFASQFFVSGDSTANVLNTLLVFALGFVMRPLGAMIAGRLADRIGRKPLMMVGLALSAAGSLAIAVTPTYNSIGIAAVVILLVARLAQGGGHGVESISAYTYVAEVADPKHRAFQTSAYQVMLTLGLVQASLLGVILTSLFTDGQMHSWAWRIPFFLGALYGLFIVLMRRKLPEPVTFENSKVQAAQEDKGYWRNVWTHRRTIGILFLLWPGMALGYYTFAVGYPAYAITSVGANANTAFWAGLIAQVLYVISVPLWTKLSDAKGRRFNYTLAFGGTALLAIPLQLLLGPSFWSLVVPMTVGLVLFGCASSTELAMNNELVPNKVRAQVMSIPSSIGAVVFGGTAPFLRSWAEVNLNTWWFTGYVIVLALIALVTARMIKEPRGRDLSK, encoded by the coding sequence ATGACAGCACCCGATAAGACAGCCCCCGGCGTCCCAGCCGAGACATCGGACCATCCCGCACAAGGTCACGGGCTGACCCGTTCACAGCGACGGAATATGATCCTCCGCGCCTGCTTTGGCGTGGGGTTCGAGTACTACGATTACGCTGTCTTCGCCATTTTTGCCCCGTTCTTCGCAAGCCAGTTCTTTGTCAGCGGTGATAGCACGGCGAATGTTCTGAATACGCTTCTGGTGTTCGCCCTCGGGTTTGTGATGCGACCGCTCGGTGCGATGATCGCCGGGCGACTCGCTGACCGCATCGGCCGAAAACCGCTGATGATGGTGGGACTGGCCCTGAGCGCAGCAGGCAGCCTTGCAATTGCGGTGACGCCAACTTATAACTCGATTGGTATCGCGGCTGTTGTAATCCTTCTGGTTGCACGTCTTGCCCAGGGCGGCGGGCATGGCGTGGAGAGCATCTCCGCATATACCTATGTGGCAGAAGTAGCTGATCCCAAGCACCGTGCGTTCCAGACAAGCGCATACCAGGTGATGCTCACACTTGGGTTGGTCCAGGCCAGCTTGCTTGGCGTCATACTGACCTCGCTGTTTACCGATGGGCAGATGCACAGTTGGGCTTGGCGAATTCCGTTCTTCCTTGGCGCACTGTACGGCCTGTTCATCGTTCTGATGCGCCGCAAACTTCCGGAGCCGGTCACGTTCGAAAACTCGAAAGTTCAGGCAGCCCAAGAGGACAAAGGCTACTGGCGGAACGTGTGGACTCACCGCCGTACCATCGGAATCCTGTTCCTGCTCTGGCCAGGTATGGCTCTGGGCTACTACACCTTTGCCGTTGGTTACCCCGCATACGCGATCACGAGTGTAGGGGCTAACGCGAACACCGCATTCTGGGCCGGCCTCATTGCTCAAGTTCTGTACGTCATCTCGGTCCCACTCTGGACAAAGCTGTCAGACGCCAAAGGACGTCGGTTCAACTACACCCTGGCCTTCGGTGGAACCGCACTCCTTGCGATACCGTTGCAGCTGCTTCTTGGACCATCATTTTGGAGCCTCGTCGTCCCGATGACGGTCGGCTTGGTGCTGTTTGGCTGCGCCAGCTCCACTGAACTCGCAATGAATAATGAACTTGTCCCCAACAAGGTACGAGCTCAGGTCATGAGCATCCCGTCATCCATTGGAGCCGTAGTTTTCGGGGGCACCGCGCCCTTCCTTCGATCTTGGGCGGAAGTTAATCTCAACACCTGGTGGTTTACCGGTTACGTCATCGTCTTGGCATTAATTGCCTTGGTAACAGCTCGCATGATCAAGGAGCCGCGGGGCCGCGACCTGTCAAAGTGA
- a CDS encoding N-acyl homoserine lactonase family protein — protein sequence MAEWSFWMLEYARVEDHPTRKSLYGVGFDERGYMPYCYVLMEGEGHRVLIDTGFDPSAEFVSRFLPESVVNGAASASSVLAKVGLTPEDIDTILITHAHFDHMGNLQAFPNAQVWIQEREVQQWEYALSLPERFGTLSQATDPADLSYLKQLQKEGRLNLVDGRVEDVLPGVDLVPAFDSHTDGSQYITIHTGGETWVMPGDNVYSYRNVETGSSNPFYRGIGVGNGSLWRSLFVIDEMMQCAGESSRLMIPHEGQLFERFPSIRGEDNLAVAEMRLAPDTRSRLDTAQFRSGDGSVGAAGLGSADVRNK from the coding sequence ATGGCTGAATGGTCATTTTGGATGCTGGAGTACGCAAGGGTGGAGGACCACCCGACGCGCAAGTCGTTGTATGGTGTCGGCTTTGATGAACGAGGATATATGCCATACTGCTACGTTCTGATGGAAGGCGAAGGCCACCGCGTTCTCATAGACACGGGCTTCGATCCAAGCGCGGAATTCGTGAGCCGATTTTTGCCTGAGAGTGTAGTCAATGGTGCGGCGAGTGCCTCGTCTGTCCTGGCGAAAGTGGGGTTAACGCCTGAGGACATCGACACGATTCTCATTACACATGCCCATTTCGATCACATGGGTAATCTGCAAGCTTTTCCGAACGCTCAGGTTTGGATTCAAGAGCGAGAGGTCCAGCAATGGGAGTACGCATTATCTCTGCCGGAACGCTTCGGAACCTTGAGCCAGGCGACGGATCCGGCCGATCTCTCGTACCTCAAGCAGTTACAGAAGGAAGGCCGACTTAACCTGGTGGACGGTCGTGTAGAGGATGTGCTTCCGGGCGTCGATCTGGTTCCGGCTTTCGATTCACATACGGACGGGTCACAGTACATCACCATCCATACGGGAGGTGAGACTTGGGTGATGCCGGGAGATAACGTGTATTCCTACCGGAACGTCGAAACCGGTTCCTCCAACCCCTTCTACCGAGGTATTGGAGTAGGAAACGGCAGTCTATGGCGAAGCCTGTTCGTCATCGATGAGATGATGCAGTGCGCCGGTGAATCGAGCCGGCTAATGATTCCCCATGAAGGGCAACTGTTTGAACGCTTTCCGTCGATTCGCGGCGAGGATAACCTGGCGGTGGCCGAAATGCGATTGGCCCCCGATACTCGTAGTCGTCTCGATACTGCCCAGTTCCGCAGCGGCGACGGAAGTGTGGGTGCCGCAGGCCTAGGATCAGCTGACGTTCGCAACAAATAA
- a CDS encoding 3-keto-5-aminohexanoate cleavage protein has protein sequence MRHPTPVMIMVAPTGSKVLKKDNPHVPLSPAEIANDVVRCAQAGASIAHLHARDVMGRPTQDSGVFKEIVDRIRERSDIVLQISLGSPGFSVEEAVAPLVLDPEMIAFPLRSFSTHGAGSIPGDVRDMASAVNAIATIPELDIVDFESRKGVDVVLQSGLIGSQVAFGVNVQNPETMRVGSERLLSLTGGLPEGSPWWVMKGGACMRGLAALTLELGGHLRVGLEDLVVDFDGTSPAESNVLLVESAVRVCASLDRPIATPADVRDFFSIPCPENSMVQGQSLTHKAG, from the coding sequence GTGAGGCATCCAACTCCGGTGATGATCATGGTGGCGCCCACCGGCTCAAAGGTTCTCAAGAAGGACAACCCACACGTTCCTCTTTCCCCGGCGGAGATCGCGAATGATGTGGTCCGTTGTGCGCAAGCTGGCGCCTCTATTGCTCACCTACACGCCCGGGATGTTATGGGCCGGCCGACCCAAGACAGCGGCGTTTTCAAGGAGATCGTCGACAGGATTCGTGAACGCAGCGACATCGTGCTTCAGATCTCCCTCGGATCGCCCGGCTTTTCAGTTGAGGAGGCCGTAGCACCCTTGGTCCTGGATCCGGAGATGATCGCGTTCCCGTTGCGCTCATTCTCAACGCATGGCGCCGGAAGTATTCCGGGAGACGTTAGGGATATGGCCTCGGCAGTGAACGCCATTGCCACCATTCCGGAGCTGGACATTGTCGACTTTGAGAGCCGCAAAGGCGTGGACGTCGTGCTTCAATCCGGCCTTATTGGCTCACAAGTAGCCTTCGGTGTGAATGTCCAGAATCCCGAGACAATGCGTGTAGGCAGCGAACGTTTGCTGAGCCTTACCGGTGGGTTGCCCGAGGGCAGCCCATGGTGGGTGATGAAGGGAGGGGCCTGTATGCGTGGATTGGCAGCCCTCACTCTCGAGCTCGGCGGACACCTCCGTGTGGGCCTCGAGGACCTTGTTGTGGACTTTGACGGAACGAGCCCGGCCGAATCCAATGTGTTGCTGGTTGAGAGCGCCGTTCGAGTTTGCGCTTCCCTTGACAGGCCTATCGCGACGCCGGCTGATGTTCGCGATTTCTTTTCAATACCCTGCCCAGAAAATTCGATGGTGCAGGGCCAATCCCTTACGCATAAGGCGGGTTAG
- a CDS encoding MFS transporter, protein MNFIDRNHPVSDGSLDDIPPMIPIKLPSARSYSIWIVGVTAFIVSVMQRTTLGMAGLEATKHFSVSPSSLSWLVFVQVAVYVAVQIPAGILVERWGSRSMVFFSCILIAAGQLTVAISTHIGLAIAARVIIGLGDGLTFVAVMSLIPRWFPPRAVPIITQLTGMTGQLGQMLSAVPFLLLLHVADWPTAFVAAASTSLLVAILSVMVLRNGPVGSEPVCQTRAFKDVLKDLHRVWHRPGSRLGFFGHMATQFWMMVFTLLWGVPYLISAQGLSPATASGLMVLLVVVAIIIAPLMGLLSARAPRARPWLLLGMSLAPALVWSVILVLPQPAPLWLLVFLVCVLAGGGPASVVALDIGRTSNPPDSSPVAQAVANSGGFLATLALLVLIGLILDLMGGYSFDAFRCAWLLQYPFWLVALIQILTNRRKALAQSSPHASEQAVAVNE, encoded by the coding sequence ATGAATTTCATAGACCGCAATCACCCAGTCAGTGACGGCTCACTTGACGATATCCCTCCGATGATCCCCATAAAGTTACCCTCTGCCAGGTCGTACAGTATATGGATTGTCGGGGTGACGGCGTTCATCGTCAGTGTCATGCAGCGTACTACTCTTGGCATGGCGGGGCTTGAAGCGACGAAGCACTTTTCGGTTTCGCCTTCATCGCTGTCGTGGCTCGTTTTTGTCCAGGTCGCGGTCTATGTTGCAGTACAGATTCCTGCCGGCATACTGGTTGAACGGTGGGGTTCGCGCAGTATGGTTTTCTTCAGTTGCATCCTGATCGCTGCAGGCCAGCTGACCGTGGCTATCAGCACACACATCGGATTAGCAATTGCCGCCCGAGTGATCATCGGTCTGGGCGACGGACTTACGTTCGTGGCAGTGATGTCCCTGATTCCTCGCTGGTTTCCGCCACGCGCCGTTCCTATCATCACCCAGCTGACGGGGATGACCGGGCAGCTCGGCCAGATGCTGTCGGCAGTACCATTTTTGCTGTTGCTGCATGTTGCGGATTGGCCCACGGCGTTCGTAGCGGCTGCTTCCACAAGCCTGCTGGTGGCCATCCTTTCGGTGATGGTCCTGCGCAACGGGCCCGTGGGGTCTGAACCGGTATGCCAAACGCGGGCATTCAAAGACGTCCTCAAAGACCTGCATCGCGTCTGGCACCGGCCAGGAAGCCGTCTGGGCTTCTTTGGCCATATGGCGACGCAGTTCTGGATGATGGTCTTCACCTTGTTGTGGGGCGTTCCCTACTTAATCTCTGCTCAGGGCCTGTCACCTGCAACCGCGAGCGGTTTGATGGTGCTGCTGGTGGTCGTTGCCATCATCATCGCCCCGCTCATGGGCCTCCTCTCTGCCAGAGCACCCCGGGCGAGACCCTGGTTGCTGTTAGGAATGAGTTTGGCACCAGCTTTGGTGTGGAGCGTCATCTTGGTGCTGCCCCAACCGGCTCCGCTGTGGCTTCTTGTCTTCTTGGTGTGTGTACTGGCTGGAGGCGGGCCAGCGTCTGTTGTTGCACTCGACATCGGACGAACATCCAATCCCCCGGACAGCTCGCCTGTTGCCCAAGCTGTGGCCAATTCCGGTGGATTCCTGGCGACTCTTGCTCTACTCGTGCTGATTGGGCTGATTCTCGACCTGATGGGGGGCTACAGCTTCGACGCGTTCCGGTGTGCCTGGCTCCTGCAGTACCCGTTCTGGCTGGTCGCGTTGATCCAAATCTTGACCAACAGACGAAAAGCGCTCGCCCAGTCCTCGCCCCACGCAAGTGAGCAGGCGGTAGCGGTGAATGAATAA
- a CDS encoding DUF6572 domain-containing protein, producing the protein MIDLVTHDPVHDEYKLIMVEDRRWEGAPDQLAQLREKINNYAIFVLDQGLLRSYPETAGHSLCIQLDCVSTPTAEVHELIDLASERLLVHGIRFAVNLLD; encoded by the coding sequence GTGATCGATCTCGTGACGCACGATCCGGTGCACGACGAATACAAGCTGATCATGGTCGAAGATCGACGGTGGGAGGGTGCACCCGACCAACTGGCACAGCTGAGGGAGAAGATCAACAACTACGCCATATTCGTCCTCGATCAGGGTCTCCTCCGCTCATACCCAGAGACGGCGGGACATTCTCTATGCATCCAACTGGATTGCGTGAGTACGCCTACGGCAGAGGTTCACGAACTCATTGACCTGGCCTCTGAAAGACTCCTCGTTCACGGCATCCGGTTCGCGGTAAATCTGCTCGATTGA
- a CDS encoding GntR family transcriptional regulator, protein MPADPSLYERLRTAIMYGGYRPGDVLIETSVAEEFGVSRTPVREAFRRLEQDGLLQRNGRKLVVHEPTPQEALEIYDCLTVLEGMAAQWAARMSTDYDMAVMRRMHGQMVELRERNPADMAAMDHAFHVSVWQASHNATLCDLLERLMVHIRRYPEPAVAQPGRWEEAIQEHRTILDAIEAGEDVAAKEASIAHTTSARNLRLEMITQGSGYGADTPARAQSSV, encoded by the coding sequence ATGCCAGCTGATCCTTCCCTCTACGAACGCCTCCGTACTGCCATCATGTACGGCGGTTACCGTCCGGGTGACGTCCTGATCGAGACATCGGTCGCGGAAGAATTCGGGGTGAGTAGGACTCCGGTCCGCGAGGCATTTCGCAGGCTTGAACAGGACGGTCTCCTGCAGCGAAATGGACGTAAGCTCGTAGTCCATGAGCCGACGCCGCAGGAGGCACTTGAAATTTATGATTGTCTCACGGTCCTGGAAGGAATGGCTGCGCAATGGGCGGCACGGATGAGCACCGACTATGACATGGCTGTAATGCGGCGTATGCACGGCCAAATGGTCGAACTTCGTGAGAGGAACCCGGCGGACATGGCTGCGATGGACCACGCCTTTCACGTCAGTGTGTGGCAGGCCAGCCACAACGCCACATTGTGTGATTTGCTCGAAAGGCTCATGGTTCACATACGCCGGTATCCCGAGCCCGCTGTAGCCCAGCCTGGACGGTGGGAGGAGGCAATCCAGGAGCACCGCACGATCTTGGACGCCATTGAGGCGGGCGAGGATGTAGCAGCAAAGGAAGCGAGTATCGCACATACGACCTCGGCGCGTAACTTGAGGTTGGAGATGATCACACAGGGAAGTGGATACGGCGCAGACACTCCTGCCCGGGCCCAGTCTTCCGTCTAG
- a CDS encoding MmgE/PrpD family protein, producing MGKTIIETLAEFSSETPFSELPDFVVEESKRVLLDSVGCAVGGVTSPKGRMGVDYGRILGASSGEATIIGTSHRSSAVGAGFANGELINALDFDAVLPPGHVSPYVIPGLLAVAEGRHSSGREIITAVAIAHELSFRFSKSMDYHRDIKNGEFRVPAVLGCTSTVFGATAAIGRIKGLSSDVVADALGIAGSISPVNSQRSWLEHTPLSTIKYTMAGPVVQTAITAAYAAELGHRGDREILDDAEYGYPRFIGTTRWEAENLTDELGVDWRFPAANSYKPYPHCRNMHAPFDALTSVIEENDIKPEEITAIRAWGEAWIKLPLFLNNNIGHVLDGQMSIAHGLAVAAQRIPPGPAWQDPKVAFSPAVLDLMKRVTFDGHPDYVSAISQDPAARPSRVEVDTRGATFVAERHYPKGSRSSDPASYMTTQELVDKFLVNAEGILPNPQAKEAVQAILELENADDIRPVMRLLAASEQ from the coding sequence ATGGGCAAAACGATCATTGAAACTCTCGCGGAGTTCTCCAGTGAGACACCGTTTTCAGAACTCCCTGATTTTGTCGTGGAAGAGAGCAAGCGCGTTCTGCTTGACTCTGTGGGTTGTGCAGTCGGAGGCGTCACCTCACCGAAAGGCCGGATGGGTGTCGATTATGGCCGGATTCTTGGCGCCTCCTCGGGAGAAGCAACGATCATAGGGACTTCCCATCGATCCTCCGCCGTTGGCGCGGGATTCGCCAACGGCGAGCTGATTAACGCCTTGGATTTTGATGCCGTGCTGCCGCCGGGCCACGTCTCGCCATACGTCATTCCAGGCCTATTGGCCGTAGCTGAAGGCCGGCACTCATCCGGCCGGGAGATAATCACTGCCGTGGCCATTGCCCACGAATTGTCCTTCCGTTTCAGCAAGTCAATGGACTACCACCGCGATATCAAGAACGGCGAATTCCGCGTTCCAGCGGTGCTCGGCTGCACCAGCACCGTCTTCGGCGCGACCGCGGCCATCGGACGGATCAAAGGCCTCAGCTCTGATGTTGTCGCAGATGCCCTGGGAATTGCAGGCAGCATCTCGCCCGTCAACTCTCAGCGGTCGTGGCTGGAACACACACCACTGTCCACGATCAAGTACACTATGGCTGGCCCTGTGGTCCAGACGGCTATCACTGCGGCATATGCGGCCGAACTTGGCCACCGCGGCGACCGAGAGATTCTGGACGACGCCGAATACGGATACCCACGCTTCATTGGAACGACTCGTTGGGAAGCGGAGAATCTCACCGACGAGCTCGGCGTCGACTGGCGTTTTCCTGCCGCCAACTCTTACAAGCCCTATCCGCACTGCCGCAACATGCATGCCCCATTTGATGCGCTCACAAGTGTGATTGAGGAGAACGACATCAAGCCGGAGGAGATTACGGCGATTCGGGCCTGGGGCGAGGCTTGGATCAAACTGCCGCTTTTCCTCAACAACAACATCGGGCACGTACTTGACGGGCAAATGAGCATTGCCCACGGACTGGCAGTCGCAGCCCAACGCATCCCTCCTGGGCCTGCATGGCAGGACCCGAAGGTCGCGTTCAGTCCCGCAGTTCTTGACCTGATGAAGCGCGTCACCTTTGACGGCCATCCGGACTACGTTAGTGCCATCAGCCAAGATCCGGCGGCACGGCCCTCACGCGTTGAGGTCGACACCCGGGGTGCCACGTTCGTAGCCGAGCGCCACTATCCAAAAGGCTCCAGGTCCTCGGACCCGGCCTCTTATATGACCACACAAGAGCTGGTCGATAAGTTCCTCGTCAATGCCGAAGGGATCCTGCCAAATCCACAGGCAAAAGAGGCGGTACAAGCCATTCTCGAGTTGGAAAATGCAGATGACATCAGACCAGTGATGCGGCTTCTTGCTGCATCGGAGCAGTAA